The following DNA comes from Mycolicibacterium aromaticivorans JS19b1 = JCM 16368.
ACCGTGCTGGCCGCGCTGCGTGACACCGGCTTTCTGACCTATCAGGGCGATCGCCTGGCCGCGGCCAATACTGCGGTCGTCGTGACCGGGGGAGCGCTCGGCGACGACGCCGGTAACCAGGGCTCCACGGTCGCCCGGTTCGCCGCGGGGATGGCCCCGCACGGGTCGGGAACGGTGCTCGCCGGCCGGGATGGATCAGCCACCGGAACCGCGGCGCTCGCGGTGACGCGGGCTGATGCCGGGATGGCGGCCGACGTGACCACGGTCGACGACGTCAGTTCCGAGTCGGGCCGGATCACCACCGTGCTGGCCCTGCAGAACCTGATCAACGGGGCGCCGTCGGGCAAGTTCGGCATCGGGCCCGGCGCCGCGTCGCTCACCGTTCCGCAGTAGACGCCGGGCAACGCAGAGGTAACGAAGGCCACTGGCGTGTTAGCGCCGGGTTGTCGGCGTCGGTGTTAGGGTGAGATTCCGTGGGTAGGCAGGCCCCAGGCAGTTCCCAGCGATCCCCTGCCCGACGTCACGGAGGTTGCTCTTGCCCCCACTGCGCAAGCACCCGCAGACCGCCACCAAACACATCTTCGTCAGCGGTGGAGTTGTCTCGTCCCTCGGTAAGGGCCTGACCGCCAGCAGTCTCGGTCAGTTGCTGACCGCGCGCGGTCTGCAGGTGACGATGCAGAAGCTCGACCCCTATCTGAACGTCGACCCGGGAACGATGAACCCGTTCCAGCACGGTGAAGTGTTCGTCACCGAAGACGGCGCAGAGACCGACCTCGACGTCGGGCACTACGAGCGCTTCCTGGACCGCAACCTGTCCGGATCGGCCAATGTGACCACCGGGCAGGTGTATTCGTCGGTGATCGCCAAGGAGCGCCGCGGCGAGTACCTCGGCGACACCGTGCAGGTGATCCCGCACATCACCGACGAGATCAAGGGCCGCATCCTGGCGATGGCCGAGCCCGATGCATCGGGCAGCCGACCCGACGTGGTGATCACCGAGATCGGCGGCACCGTCGGTGACATCGAGTCGCTGCCGTTCCTGGAGGCCGCGCGCCAGGTCCGCCACGAAGTCGGCCGGGAGAACTGTTTCTTCCTGCATGTCTCGCTGGTGCCGTATCTGGCGCCGTCTGGCGAGCTGAAGACCAAACCCACCCAGCACTCGGTGGCCGCGCTGCGCAGCATCGGCATCAGCCCCGACGCGCTGATCCTGCGCTGCGACCGTGACGTGCCCGAGCCGCTGAAGAACAAGATCGCGCTGATGTGTGACGTCGATATCGACGGGGTGATCTCGACGCCCGATGCGCCGTCGATCTATGACATTCCGAAGGTGCTGCACCGCGAGGAACTCGACGCCTATGTGGTGCGCCGGCTGAACCTGCCGTTCCGCGACGTGGACTGGACGCAGTGGAACGACCTGCTGCGCCGGGTCCACGAGCCCAAGGAAACCGTCCGAATCGCGTTGGTGGGCAAGTACGTCGACCTGTCGGACGCCTATCTGTCAGTGGCAGAGGCGTTGCGCGCCGGCGGGTTCGCGCATCGCGCCAAAGTCGAGATGCGCTGGGTCGCCTCCGACGACTGCGAAACCGACAACGGTGCGGCCGTCGCGCTGGGGGACGTGCACGCCGTGCTCATTCCCGGCGGGTTCGGCATCCGCGGCATCGAGGGGAAGATCGGCGCGATCCGCCACGCCCGGCATCGTGGGCTGCCGGTCCTGGGTCTATGCCTCGGGCTGCAGTGCATCGTGATCGAGGCGGCCCGATCGGTGGGACTGACCGAAGCCAACTCGGCCGAATTCGACCCGGCCACACCGGATCCGGTGATCTCCACGATGGCGGACCAGCGTGAGGCGGTCGCCGGGGAGGCCGACCTGGGTGGCACCATGCGGTTGGGTGCCTACCCGGCGACGCTGGAAGTCGGTTCGATTGTCGCCGAGGCATACGACTCGACCCATGTGTCCGAGCGCCACCGGCACCGCTACGAGGTCAACAACTCGTATCGCGACCGGATAGCGCAGAGCGGTTTGCAGTTCTCGGGCACCTCACCAGACGGCCATCTGGTCGAGTTCGTCGAGTACCCGCGCGACGTGCATCCGTTCCTGGTCGGCACACAGGCCCATCCGGAGCTCAAAAGCCGTCCGACGCGCCCGCATCCGCTGTTCGTCTCGTTCGTCGGTGCGGCCATCGACTACAAGGCGGCCGAGCGGTTGTCTTTGGAGATCCCGGAGCAGCACTCCAACGGCAAGGAACACCCGGAAGAGGCGGCCCAGCCGCT
Coding sequences within:
- a CDS encoding CTP synthase, with product MPPLRKHPQTATKHIFVSGGVVSSLGKGLTASSLGQLLTARGLQVTMQKLDPYLNVDPGTMNPFQHGEVFVTEDGAETDLDVGHYERFLDRNLSGSANVTTGQVYSSVIAKERRGEYLGDTVQVIPHITDEIKGRILAMAEPDASGSRPDVVITEIGGTVGDIESLPFLEAARQVRHEVGRENCFFLHVSLVPYLAPSGELKTKPTQHSVAALRSIGISPDALILRCDRDVPEPLKNKIALMCDVDIDGVISTPDAPSIYDIPKVLHREELDAYVVRRLNLPFRDVDWTQWNDLLRRVHEPKETVRIALVGKYVDLSDAYLSVAEALRAGGFAHRAKVEMRWVASDDCETDNGAAVALGDVHAVLIPGGFGIRGIEGKIGAIRHARHRGLPVLGLCLGLQCIVIEAARSVGLTEANSAEFDPATPDPVISTMADQREAVAGEADLGGTMRLGAYPATLEVGSIVAEAYDSTHVSERHRHRYEVNNSYRDRIAQSGLQFSGTSPDGHLVEFVEYPRDVHPFLVGTQAHPELKSRPTRPHPLFVSFVGAAIDYKAAERLSLEIPEQHSNGKEHPEEAAQPLAEQVPEHSARG